GTTTCTAAAATCAACCTGTTGCCTTGCTTGGTGTCAAAGTGCAAATAAGCCATTTCTAAACCAGACATCCAACCCGCTATGGGTAAAGCCCTGGGGGAGAAAATCAAAATTCCTGGAATCCGAGTTTCTGGAGATAATTGCGCCAACTCTAGGGGAAAAGCTTCACCAAAGCCAATTTCCCAATCCGGCATTTCCGCCAAATCACTAGCCTCTAAAGTCACAAAAGCCCATTGTTTTCCTTCCAACGCATCTGGTAATCGCTGGGGCAAGGGTCTATCTAAACGCACCGAAGGATTAACTACCCCCTGATATCCTGGTTCTTGGGGATAAACTTCCTTCATTCGCTGCTGTATCCACTGGTTGAGAACCAACGTCCGCCGACTTGGTACGGCGGGTACTCCCACGTCTTCACAGGATTTGGTGATCATGTTATTCATTTGGCGGCGGAAAAAGCGGATTTTGGTAGGTGCTGTACCAGCTTCTTCTATCGCTTCCTGGATTGCTGTCCGTAGCCAACCCGAATTTACCTGGGTACTTGGGCAATATTTAGCATAGCGAAACAGAGAATCCGTTGGTGTACCAATATCTACAGGACTTTCGCACACCAACATTTCCCACACTTTTTTCTGATTTTCGTCCAAAATCGGACGGGAGTAAAAATCGAGTTCCCAGTACATTTTTCTCTGGCTGCCCATGTTTTAGCGGTAAAAATCTGATGACTTAAATATTTGTGATTTCCTAACTTTACCAATTTACAGGAGCATTGATATTTACTAATTTTGGAGAATAACAATATACGCTTTTACAAAAAATAGATGCAATATAATGTACCAAAAAGGAAGATCCAGTCTCTATCCTTGACAGTAGCGTTGGGCTTGAGCTTGATATATATTACGGCTTATGTGAATTAAATGCTGAAACCCTTGTAATACCGTTGATGATTCTGGAATTATCGTTCTAGAGAACTCTGGAAACCCTGATAGAACCACAATATTTTTAACTCGCATAAGGCGTATATTTGTAAAGAGCGATCGCATTTTTGGATCTAACTGTATATTTGTTATCACCATTTGGTGATTTGGATTTGTTTACTCTAAGAGAAATCCACAAAAAAGATGATCCAATCTTGTGGGATGTGGGATGGGCATCTTGCCCGTCCTTGTATTATTAGCGGGCAAGATGCCCGCACCACAAGAAATTTTAGGATATTTTTTTAATTGGAAGTCTCTAATATGTAAGTGAGCGAGGGGGGAAACCGGAAAAATTAGTTCCCTCCCCAAAGCATCGGGGAGGGTTAGGGTGGGGTAATTTGAGGAATAATGGTGATTCGATAACTTATGTGTACAGAGTAGCCTTTTAGGAGCTATCGTGTACACACAAATTAAAACTGTTCCCAGTTAAGAGTTCCCAGTTAAGAGTTCCCTGCCCTCACAGATAACTTTTCCAGCAAACCCTAAATAGAGTTTGTCAACTCATCAAACTTGGCACGAACCACCTGTATATCTTGCCACATGAGCCATTTAGGCTTTCCTTTTTCCCGTGAAGGATTACGCAACAAGTAAGAGGGATGAAAAATAGGCATACATAAGCGCCCTTCCCACTCCAACCATTGACCACGAATTTTAGTAATCGGACGGTTATCACCAATCACACCCTTCACAGAAGTTGCACCTGTTAATAAGATAATTTTTGGGTCAACCAGGCGAATCTGCTCAAATAAATATGGTTTACAAGCAGCAGCCTCTTCATTAGTCGGTACACGGTTTTCCGGTGGTCTACACTTACAAATATTGGCAATATATATATCTCTTTCTGTACTTAAATTTACTGAAGCTAAGATACTTTCTAGTAATTGTCCTGATCTACCCACAAATGGTAAACCTGTTTCATCCTCATTTTTCCCCGGTGCTTCTCCAATAATCATAATATCGGCTTGGAGATTACCACGCCCAACCACAGCATGAGTACGGTTTTGGGCTAACGCACAACGCTGACAGCCATTGCAATGTTTTGTCAATTCCTCTACATTCTCATAAGTTCCCGGCGGAATGGGAATTTTATTACTTGTAGTAATTAGCTCTCTTTGGTTTAAGCTGGAGTTATCAAATAAACTAAGTTGAGTCTCATGCTGCATGGAATTTAGAATGGTAACTGGAAACTTCAGAATATTAACGCAAATAAGTAGGTTAGCATTGAAAATCGTCGTTATGGCAAGGCAAGAGGCAAGAGTGAAGAGGATTTGGGCGATTTTACTTTTCGTTACATATTTCGGTTTTTTCCGTTCACCTACTTATTACCACCCATCCTATCAATTAATAGACAGAATGAGATTGGGGCTTTGTCTACCTCATCACAAGTATCGCCCTTTTTTCCAGACAGCACACTCTAATTAATCAAGTTTTAAAGCATTAACTGGCACATCATCCCAAGATTTGACTGTTCGTAATTTTGCAATCCAGCCCTCTGCCTTTTGAGAGTTCGTGAGATTAGTCTTAAACGACTCATGACAATCTCTAGCCTGAGATTCATCACAAGAGGCAATACAGGCGTGAATCAGTCCAGAAGGATCAATTTGTTCATTTACCCAAATATTCATAGTTTATGTTTATATTTTGCAAATAGTCGGATTAAAACCGTCATCTTTAATTTTATAATACTTATTAAATTTATGTACAGAAATAAGCAAAATTCAAGCGAGTATTTAATATCACCAGTTCTTCCCAGATTCCTATTCCTAATTCCTTTTTAACCCCCATGAGTGCAGAAATTATTTGCGTTGGTACAGAAATGCTGCTAGGAGATATCCTTAACAGCAATGCCCAATATCTTGCTCAACAATTAGCACAGTTAGGCATTCCTCACTACTATCAAACCGTCGTCGGCGATAATCCAGACCGACTCAAAGAAGTTATAGAAATTGCTGCTTCCAGAGTACAAATTCTCATTTTCACAGGTGGTTTAGGACCCACACCCGATGATCTCACCTGCGAAACTATCGCTGATTTTTTTGGCGTTCCCTTAATAGAACGAGCCGATATTGTCGAAGATATAGCCGAAAAATTTGCCCAACGGGGACGAATAATGTCCGCTAATAATCGCAAACAAGCCTTAATTCCCCAAGGTGCAGAAATTTTACCCAACCCCACAGGAACAGCACCGGGTATTATTTGGCAACCCCGTCCAGGATTAACTATTTTTACTTTCCCTGGTGTTCCCAGCGAAATGTATCGAATGTGGACCGAAACCGCCGTACCTTTTCTGAAAAGTCAAGGTTGGGGAAAGGAAATTATTTATAGTCGCAGTTTAAGATTTTGGGGAATTGGAGAATCTGCTTTAGCCGAAAAAGTAG
The DNA window shown above is from Anabaena sp. WA102 and carries:
- a CDS encoding Tab2/Atab2 family RNA-binding protein, producing MYWELDFYSRPILDENQKKVWEMLVCESPVDIGTPTDSLFRYAKYCPSTQVNSGWLRTAIQEAIEEAGTAPTKIRFFRRQMNNMITKSCEDVGVPAVPSRRTLVLNQWIQQRMKEVYPQEPGYQGVVNPSVRLDRPLPQRLPDALEGKQWAFVTLEASDLAEMPDWEIGFGEAFPLELAQLSPETRIPGILIFSPRALPIAGWMSGLEMAYLHFDTKQGNRLILETGATESWVVANIRTPELLAEAQGFAVAKEQANGVHFIGVQSDSQSQDFAGFWLLQEINLP
- a CDS encoding uracil-DNA glycosylase gives rise to the protein MQHETQLSLFDNSSLNQRELITTSNKIPIPPGTYENVEELTKHCNGCQRCALAQNRTHAVVGRGNLQADIMIIGEAPGKNEDETGLPFVGRSGQLLESILASVNLSTERDIYIANICKCRPPENRVPTNEEAAACKPYLFEQIRLVDPKIILLTGATSVKGVIGDNRPITKIRGQWLEWEGRLCMPIFHPSYLLRNPSREKGKPKWLMWQDIQVVRAKFDELTNSI